A genomic window from Phaenicophaeus curvirostris isolate KB17595 chromosome 34, BPBGC_Pcur_1.0, whole genome shotgun sequence includes:
- the LOC138732632 gene encoding olfactory receptor 14A16-like produces MQQMSNSSSITQFLLLPFADSRELQLLHFWLFLGIYLAALVGNSLIIITIAWDHHLHTPMYFFLLNLALLDMGSISTTVPKSMANSLWDTREISYEGCVAQFFLFDFFISAEVSLLTVMSYDRYVAICKPLHYGTLLGSRACVHMAAAAWGAGFLSSLLHTASTFSLPLCQGNAVDQFFCEIPQILKLSCSHSYLREAWLLVVSILIVFGCFVFIVVSYVQIFRAVLRMSSEQGRHKTFSTCLPHLAVVSLFISTGTFTDLKPSSISPSFDLVVSFVYSVVPPAVNPLIYSWRNQQLKDATWKLITGFYTEAMNC; encoded by the coding sequence atgcagcagatgtccaacagcagctccatcacccagttcctcctcctgccattcgcagactcacgggagctgcagctcttgcacttctggctcttcctgggcatctacctggctgccctcgtGGGCAACagcctcatcatcatcaccatcgcctgggaccaccacctccacacccccatgtacttcttcctcctcaacctcgccctcctcgacatgggctccatctccaccactgtccccaaatccatggccaattccctctgggaTACCAGAGAAATCTCATATGAAGGATGTGTTGCCCAATTCTTTCTGTTTGACTtcttcatttcagcagaggtttctcttctcacagtcatgtcctatgaccgctacgttgccatctgcaaacccctgcactacgggaccctcctgggcagcagagcttgtgtccacatggcagcagctgcctggggtgctgggtttctctcttctctgctgcacacggccagtacattttccctgcccctatgccagggcaatgctgtggaccagttcttctgtgaaatcccccagatcctcaagctctcctgctcacactcctacctcAGGGAAGCTTGGCTTCTTGTGGTCAGTATCTTAATAgtctttggctgttttgttttcattgtggtgtcctatgtgcagatcttcagggctgtgctgaggatgtcctcagagcagggacggcacaaaaccttctccacgtgcctccctcacctggctgtggtctccctgtttatCAGCACGGGCACTTTCACTGACCTGAAGCCCTCTTCGATCTCCCCATCCTTCGACCTGGTGGTGTCATTTGTCTACTCCGTGGTTCCTCCAGCagtgaaccccctcatctacagctggaggaaccagcagctcaaggatgcaaCGTGGAAGCTGATAACTGGATTTTACACTGAAGCAATGAACTGCTGA
- the LOC138732631 gene encoding olfactory receptor 14A16-like: MALIWLRGYPNLSLSFSHMTVPHVWRQQMSNSSSITQFLLLPFADSRELQLLHFWLFLGIYLAALLGNGLIIITIAWDHHLHTPMYFFLLNLALLDLGSISTTVPKSMANSLWDTKTISYSGCVAQMFLFIFFLGTEYFLLTVMSYDRYVAICNPLHYGTLLGSRACVHMAAAAWGAGFLSALLHTASTFSLPLCQGNAVDQFFCEIPQILKLSCSHANLREVGLIVVSFLVAFGCFVFIVVSYVQIFRAVLRIPSEQGRHKAFSTCLPHLAVVSLFLSTDMFTYLKPPSFSSPSMNLVVSFLYAVVTPALNPLIYGLRNKDLKDALRELITGQSSDAINS; the protein is encoded by the coding sequence atggctttgatttggcTCAGAGGTTATCCtaacttgtcactgtccttCTCTCATATGACAGTGCCCCATgtctggaggcagcagatgtccaacagcagctccatcacccagttcctcctcctgccattcgcagactcacgggagctgcagctcttgcacttctggctcttcctgggcatctacctggctgccctcctgggaaacggcctcatcatcatcaccatcgcctgggaccaccacctccacacccccatgtacttcttcctcctcaacctcgccctcctcGACCTGggatccatctccaccactgtccccaaatccatggccaattccctctgggacaccaagaccatctcctactcaggatgCGTTGcccaaatgtttctatttattttcttccttggtacagaatattttcttctcacagtcatgtcctacgaccgctacgttgccatctgcaaccccctgcactacgggaccctcctgggcagcagagcttgtgtccacatggcagcagctgcctggggcgctgggtttctctctgctctgctgcacacggccagtacattttccctgcccctgtgccagggcaatgctgtggaccagttcttctgtgaaatcccgcagatcctcaagctctcctgctcacatgcCAACCTCCGGGAGGTTGGGCTTATTGTGGTTAGTTTCTTAGTagcttttggctgttttgttttcattgtggtgtcctatgtgcagatcttcagggctgtgctgaggatcccctcggagcagggacggcacaaagccttctccacgtgcctccctcacctggctgtggtctccctgtttctcagcactgaCATGTTTACCTACCTTaagcctccctccttctcctccccatccatgAATTTAGTTGTGTCGTTTCTCTATGCAGTGGTAACTCCAGCACTGAATCCCCTCATCTACGGCTTGAGGAACAAGGACCTCAAGGATGCGCTGCGGGAACTTATAACTGGACAGAGCTCTGATGCAATAAATTCCTGa